Proteins from one Rhizobium sp. CB3090 genomic window:
- the pcaH gene encoding protocatechuate 3,4-dioxygenase subunit beta: MSDKTNSKPETGAFFARDRAWHPPAFSPGYKTSVLRSPQRALLSLDGTISEITGPVFGHSILSELDNDLIHNFAKPGESAIGERIIVHGRVLDERGRPVPGVLVEFWQANAGGRYRHKKETYLAAIDPNFGGCGRAITDEDGHYAFRTVRPGAYPWPNGVNDWRPAHIHFSVFGHGFAQRLITQMYFEGDPMIWKCPIVGTIPDKAAIEQLIAPLDWGNTIPMDARAYKFDIVLRGRRSTLFENRLEGN, from the coding sequence ATGTCCGACAAAACCAACAGCAAACCGGAGACCGGCGCCTTTTTCGCCCGCGATCGTGCCTGGCATCCGCCGGCCTTCTCGCCCGGCTACAAGACCTCGGTTCTGCGCTCGCCGCAACGGGCGCTCCTGTCGCTGGACGGAACGATCTCCGAAATCACCGGTCCGGTATTTGGACATTCTATTCTCAGTGAACTGGACAACGATCTGATCCATAACTTCGCCAAGCCGGGCGAAAGCGCCATCGGCGAGCGCATTATCGTGCATGGCCGCGTGCTGGACGAGCGAGGCCGGCCGGTCCCAGGCGTGCTGGTCGAATTCTGGCAAGCCAATGCAGGCGGGCGCTATCGCCACAAGAAAGAGACCTATCTCGCTGCCATCGATCCGAATTTCGGCGGCTGCGGCCGCGCCATCACCGACGAGGACGGCCATTATGCCTTCCGCACGGTGCGTCCGGGCGCCTATCCCTGGCCCAACGGCGTCAACGACTGGCGGCCGGCGCATATTCATTTCTCGGTCTTCGGTCACGGTTTTGCGCAGCGGCTAATCACGCAGATGTATTTCGAGGGTGACCCGATGATCTGGAAATGTCCGATCGTCGGCACGATCCCGGATAAAGCCGCGATCGAGCAACTCATCGCGCCGCTCGACTGGGGCAATACGATCCCGATGGATGCCCGCGCCTATAAATTCGATATCGTACTGCGCGGCCGCCGCTCGACGCTGTTCGAAAACCGGTTGGAGGGCAACTGA
- a CDS encoding branched-chain amino acid ABC transporter permease has protein sequence MALIMESAAVAANSKRRALGRDAFAIAVILVLAAAGYLLFPDNLALLTRLIAIALLVLSLDLVTGYCGVATLGHAALFGAGAYAAGIVSAHFGINDPLLMTLAGIIGGAIAGLICGIVILRAQGLPQLVLSIALIYLFHEFANKASNWTGGSDGLSGISTDPLFGLFEFDLYGHTAYIYAVILLLIVLVLLRFLVRSPFGMLCRGIKEDSLRIRAMGASPKAALIKMYVISGAVAGIGGALNAISTQVVGLDSLSFTQSAEALVMLVLGGTGSLFGALAGTVIFMLFENYVSAANPFHWLTIVGLLLILVVLFAPKGIYGTAAAYVARRREVRS, from the coding sequence ATGGCGCTGATCATGGAGAGCGCGGCCGTCGCCGCCAACAGCAAACGCCGGGCACTCGGTCGCGACGCCTTCGCCATAGCGGTTATTCTTGTGTTGGCGGCTGCCGGCTATTTGCTGTTTCCCGACAATCTCGCGCTTCTGACACGGTTGATCGCCATAGCCCTCTTAGTCTTGTCGCTCGATCTGGTGACCGGCTATTGCGGCGTGGCGACGCTCGGTCATGCGGCTCTCTTCGGCGCCGGCGCCTATGCCGCAGGTATCGTTTCCGCGCATTTCGGCATCAACGATCCGCTGCTGATGACGCTAGCCGGCATCATTGGTGGAGCGATAGCCGGATTGATCTGCGGCATCGTCATCCTCAGAGCACAAGGCTTGCCGCAGCTCGTTCTGTCGATCGCGCTGATCTATCTCTTCCATGAATTTGCCAACAAGGCCTCAAATTGGACCGGTGGCAGCGACGGTCTTTCCGGCATCTCCACCGATCCGCTGTTCGGCCTGTTCGAATTCGATCTCTATGGGCATACGGCCTATATTTATGCTGTAATACTTCTGCTGATCGTATTGGTGCTGCTGCGTTTTCTCGTACGGTCTCCATTCGGCATGCTCTGCCGCGGCATTAAAGAAGATTCTCTGCGCATCCGCGCCATGGGCGCCTCGCCGAAGGCAGCTTTGATCAAGATGTATGTCATTTCCGGAGCCGTCGCCGGCATTGGCGGTGCGCTGAATGCAATCTCCACGCAGGTGGTCGGCCTCGACAGCCTCTCCTTCACGCAGTCGGCCGAAGCGCTGGTCATGCTCGTACTTGGGGGCACCGGCTCGCTATTTGGCGCGCTCGCCGGCACGGTGATCTTCATGCTGTTCGAAAACTATGTCTCGGCCGCCAATCCTTTCCATTGGCTGACCATCGTTGGCCTGCTGCTGATCCTGGTCGTCTTGTTCGCGCCGAAAGGCATCTACGGCACGGCCGCAGCCTATGTCGCACGCAGGCGGGAGGTCCGGTCATGA
- the pobA gene encoding 4-hydroxybenzoate 3-monooxygenase, whose product MRTQVAIIGSGPSGLLLGQLLTEAGIDNVILDRVGKDHILGRVRAGVLEEGTVALMDKAKSGARLHAEGLPHDGFSLAFDGRDHRIDLHGLTSGKRVTVYGQTELTRDLMVHREQNGAPTIYDASNVEPHDFDGSAPHITYEKDGVSHHIDCHFIAGCDGFHGASRKSVPQKSIRSFEKIYPFGWLGLLADVPPVNPELIYANHPRGFALCSMRSMTRSRYYIQCPLDEKIENWNDDRFWDELRRRLPAHHAEALITGPSFEKSIAPLRSFVAEPMRFGRLFLVGDAAHIVPPTGAKGLNLAASDVHYLFSGLAEHYQDRSNAGLDAYSAHALARVWKAVRFSWWMTTMMHRFPDTSDFDQKIQEAELDYLTHSRAASTALAENYVGLPY is encoded by the coding sequence ATGCGCACTCAGGTGGCCATTATCGGTTCGGGTCCGTCCGGCCTGCTCCTTGGCCAATTGCTGACGGAGGCCGGCATCGACAATGTTATCCTCGATCGCGTCGGCAAGGACCATATCCTCGGCCGCGTCCGTGCCGGCGTTCTGGAGGAAGGCACGGTGGCGCTGATGGACAAGGCAAAATCCGGCGCGCGTTTGCATGCCGAAGGCCTGCCGCATGACGGCTTCTCATTGGCCTTTGACGGGCGCGATCACCGTATCGATCTCCATGGCCTCACCAGCGGCAAACGCGTCACGGTTTACGGGCAGACGGAACTCACCCGCGACTTGATGGTCCATCGCGAACAGAACGGTGCCCCGACGATCTACGATGCGTCCAATGTTGAGCCCCATGATTTCGATGGAAGTGCGCCTCATATTACATATGAGAAAGATGGTGTAAGCCACCATATTGATTGCCACTTTATCGCTGGCTGCGATGGCTTTCATGGCGCGAGCCGCAAGTCGGTTCCGCAAAAGTCGATCCGCAGCTTCGAGAAAATCTATCCCTTTGGCTGGCTCGGCCTGCTCGCCGACGTTCCGCCGGTCAATCCAGAGCTGATCTACGCCAACCATCCGCGTGGTTTTGCACTCTGTTCGATGCGGTCGATGACGCGCAGCCGCTATTACATCCAATGCCCGCTCGATGAGAAGATCGAAAACTGGAACGATGATCGCTTCTGGGACGAACTGCGCCGTCGCCTGCCGGCGCATCATGCCGAAGCGCTGATCACCGGGCCTTCATTCGAAAAATCCATCGCGCCGTTGCGCTCCTTCGTCGCCGAGCCCATGCGCTTCGGCCGTCTGTTTCTCGTCGGCGACGCGGCCCATATCGTCCCGCCGACCGGCGCCAAGGGACTGAATCTTGCAGCAAGCGATGTGCATTATCTCTTCTCAGGCCTTGCCGAACATTATCAGGATCGGTCGAACGCCGGCCTCGACGCCTATTCCGCCCACGCGCTCGCCCGCGTCTGGAAGGCCGTGCGCTTCTCGTGGTGGATGACGACGATGATGCATCGTTTCCCCGACACCAGCGATTTCGACCAGAAGATCCAGGAGGCGGAGCTGGACTATCTCACCCATTCCCGCGCCGCTTCGACCGCTCTTGCGGAAAACTATGTCGGTCTACCCTATTAG
- a CDS encoding ABC transporter substrate-binding protein, producing the protein MRRLVLAAIAAIAMGSAAYADTIKIGVVGPFSGPFALQGKNFKAGIDAYMAMHGNKVGNDEIEVIYRDVPQADPAQSKSSAQELVVKEHVQYLAGFYFTPDAMAVTPILKQANVPMVIFNAATSAIVTKSPLVVRTSFTTWQTSTPIAKVAHDSGVNKVISVVSDYGPGIDAENAFKAGFEKAGGQVVEAVRMPLSTNDFSPIMQRIKDSGAQGVFAFLPSGPTTLGFVKAYNENGLKGAGIKLFAPGDLTQESDLPALGDAALGMQTTFHYAISHDSPENKAFVAAAGKEIGNPAELTFPAVGAFDGMYVIYKMIEATGGKQDAQKAVDAVKGLSWVSPRGPVTIDPESRHITQNIYLREVAKAADGTYINKEIQTFEKQGDPGLAAAK; encoded by the coding sequence ATGAGACGGCTCGTTTTGGCCGCGATTGCGGCTATCGCCATGGGCAGTGCGGCCTATGCAGACACGATCAAAATCGGCGTCGTCGGCCCGTTTTCAGGCCCGTTCGCCCTGCAGGGCAAGAATTTCAAGGCCGGTATCGATGCCTATATGGCGATGCATGGCAACAAGGTCGGCAACGACGAGATCGAGGTGATCTACCGCGACGTGCCGCAGGCCGATCCGGCGCAGTCGAAATCCTCTGCGCAGGAACTGGTCGTCAAGGAGCATGTGCAGTATCTCGCCGGCTTCTATTTCACGCCGGATGCCATGGCCGTGACGCCGATCCTCAAGCAGGCGAATGTGCCGATGGTGATCTTCAATGCTGCCACGTCGGCGATCGTCACCAAGAGCCCGTTGGTGGTGCGCACCTCGTTCACCACATGGCAGACTTCCACGCCGATCGCCAAGGTCGCGCATGACAGCGGCGTCAACAAAGTCATCTCCGTTGTCAGCGATTACGGCCCTGGAATCGATGCCGAAAATGCCTTCAAGGCGGGTTTCGAGAAGGCAGGCGGCCAGGTCGTCGAGGCGGTGCGCATGCCATTGTCGACCAATGATTTCAGCCCGATCATGCAGCGTATCAAGGATTCCGGCGCACAGGGCGTTTTTGCCTTCCTGCCCTCCGGCCCGACCACGCTCGGTTTTGTCAAGGCCTACAACGAAAACGGCCTGAAGGGCGCCGGCATCAAGCTGTTTGCGCCCGGCGACCTGACGCAGGAATCGGACCTGCCGGCGCTCGGCGACGCAGCGCTCGGAATGCAGACCACCTTCCACTATGCGATCTCGCACGATTCTCCGGAAAACAAGGCCTTCGTCGCTGCCGCCGGCAAGGAGATCGGCAATCCTGCCGAACTCACCTTCCCGGCTGTCGGCGCCTTCGATGGCATGTATGTCATCTACAAGATGATCGAGGCGACCGGCGGCAAACAGGATGCGCAGAAGGCCGTCGATGCCGTGAAGGGCCTTTCCTGGGTCAGCCCACGCGGCCCGGTCACCATCGATCCAGAGAGCCGCCATATCACGCAGAACATCTATCTGCGCGAGGTCGCCAAGGCGGCTGACGGCACATATATCAACAAGGAAATCCAGACCTTCGAGAAGCAGGGCGATCCGGGCCTTGCCGCGGCGAAATAA
- the pcaD gene encoding 3-oxoadipate enol-lactonase produces MQFARINNVTIHYQIIGAAADKPVLVFINSLGTDFRIWRDVIVRLAGDFAIVLYDKRGHGLSDLGQMPYTMEDHASDLAGLLDLLAVKNAVICGLSVGGLIAQSLCQRRPDLVRALVLCDTAHKIGTTESWNNRIAKVEAEGIESIADGILELWFTPAFRRPENTAFGGYRNMLIRQPVEGYVATCAALSDADFTEAAKRISVPTICIVGDQDGSTPPELVMSTAKLIPNARYEVIKDAGHIPCVEQPEALTAVIRAFIDFALHGEKAP; encoded by the coding sequence GTGCAGTTTGCCCGCATCAACAATGTTACGATCCACTATCAGATCATCGGCGCTGCCGCCGATAAGCCGGTGCTTGTCTTCATCAATTCGCTCGGCACCGATTTCAGGATCTGGCGTGATGTGATCGTGCGGCTCGCGGGCGATTTCGCCATTGTACTCTATGACAAGCGCGGCCACGGCCTCTCCGATCTCGGCCAGATGCCCTATACGATGGAGGATCATGCCTCCGATCTCGCGGGGCTGCTGGATCTACTTGCGGTGAAAAATGCCGTCATCTGCGGTCTCTCGGTTGGCGGTCTGATTGCCCAGTCACTCTGTCAGAGGCGGCCCGATTTGGTACGGGCGCTGGTCCTTTGCGACACGGCCCACAAGATCGGAACCACCGAGAGTTGGAACAATCGCATCGCCAAGGTCGAGGCCGAGGGCATCGAGTCGATTGCCGACGGCATTCTCGAGCTCTGGTTCACGCCGGCTTTTCGTCGTCCTGAAAATACGGCTTTCGGCGGTTACCGCAACATGCTGATCCGCCAGCCGGTGGAAGGCTATGTTGCCACCTGCGCCGCTCTTAGCGACGCCGATTTCACCGAGGCGGCGAAGAGAATTTCAGTGCCGACCATCTGCATCGTCGGCGATCAGGACGGCTCGACCCCGCCGGAACTGGTGATGTCGACCGCCAAGCTCATTCCGAACGCGCGCTATGAAGTGATCAAGGATGCGGGACACATCCCCTGCGTCGAGCAGCCCGAAGCACTGACCGCCGTCATCCGCGCCTTCATCGATTTCGCCTTGCATGGAGAAAAAGCCCCATGA
- a CDS encoding 3-carboxy-cis,cis-muconate cycloisomerase: MSISAFDHPFLSGLLGDEEVSAYFSVEADIRAMLRFEAALAKAEARHGVVLQEAAQRIAEVCATFQPDIASLKSATAMDGVVVPHLVKQLRKAVGGEAAQHVHFGATSQDVIDSSLMMRLKAVAFLFTGRLVAVTAALRKLDKQCGPNRLMAHTRMQAAIPITVSDRLRTWRDPLDKYRDRLTQETFPIQFGGAVGTLEKLGSKAAAVRASLAQELDLIDEPQWQSQRAKIVELAGQFSLISGSLGKIGQDIALLAQAGDEIELAGGGGSSTMPHKQNPVAAEALVSLARFNAVQLSGLHQSLVHEQERSGAAWTLEWLLLPPMVIATAASLRLACELIGNVKRLGVAS, from the coding sequence ATGAGCATTTCCGCCTTCGATCACCCGTTTCTCTCCGGCCTTCTTGGCGATGAGGAGGTCTCGGCATATTTTTCGGTGGAAGCCGATATCCGCGCCATGCTGAGATTCGAAGCGGCGCTCGCAAAAGCGGAGGCGCGCCACGGTGTCGTTCTGCAAGAGGCAGCGCAGCGGATCGCCGAGGTCTGTGCCACTTTCCAGCCCGATATTGCGAGCCTGAAGTCCGCAACAGCGATGGATGGCGTTGTCGTTCCGCATCTCGTGAAGCAATTGCGCAAAGCGGTTGGCGGCGAGGCTGCGCAGCATGTGCATTTCGGCGCCACCAGCCAGGATGTCATCGACAGCAGCTTGATGATGCGTCTGAAGGCGGTGGCCTTCCTGTTCACCGGCCGGCTCGTTGCCGTTACGGCGGCGCTTAGAAAACTCGACAAGCAATGCGGTCCGAATCGTCTGATGGCTCATACCCGTATGCAAGCAGCCATTCCGATCACCGTGTCCGACCGGCTGCGCACCTGGCGCGATCCGCTCGACAAGTACCGCGATCGGCTGACCCAGGAGACTTTTCCCATCCAGTTCGGTGGCGCGGTCGGCACGCTGGAAAAGTTGGGATCCAAGGCTGCGGCCGTTCGTGCCTCGCTGGCGCAGGAGCTTGACCTTATCGATGAGCCACAATGGCAAAGCCAGCGAGCCAAGATTGTCGAACTCGCCGGCCAATTCTCGCTGATTTCAGGCAGCCTCGGCAAGATCGGCCAGGATATTGCCCTTCTCGCGCAGGCTGGCGACGAAATCGAGCTCGCCGGCGGTGGCGGCTCTTCGACCATGCCGCACAAACAGAACCCCGTCGCGGCCGAGGCACTGGTATCGCTTGCCCGCTTCAATGCCGTCCAGCTTTCCGGCCTGCATCAATCGCTGGTGCATGAACAGGAACGCTCGGGCGCTGCCTGGACGCTCGAATGGCTTCTATTGCCGCCGATGGTGATAGCGACGGCCGCGTCGCTGCGATTGGCGTGTGAACTGATCGGCAATGTGAAGCGATTGGGAGTGGCTTCTTAG
- a CDS encoding ABC transporter ATP-binding protein, which yields MPATPLEVENLCAGYGPTRVLEGISFSVPAGARLAVLGRNGMGKTTLLATLAGQTRRYEGRIRLGSSDVTGLPSAKRAHHGLGYVPQTRDVFPTLTVEENLCVGLKGRPKTALQEAYDMFPRLKERRRNLGNQLSGGEQQMLSTARTILGRPSALLLDEPLEGLAPVICEELMVAFANLAKTGDMTILLVEQRIQSALDFADQVIILERGRLAWQGTPDALSRDHSAVERLLGVGGLH from the coding sequence ATGCCGGCCACGCCGCTTGAGGTGGAAAATCTGTGCGCCGGCTATGGGCCGACGCGCGTACTCGAAGGTATCTCCTTTTCCGTTCCCGCCGGTGCGCGGCTTGCTGTGCTCGGCCGCAACGGCATGGGCAAGACGACGCTGCTTGCAACGCTTGCCGGCCAGACGCGCCGCTATGAAGGCCGCATTCGCCTGGGCAGCTCCGATGTAACCGGCCTGCCGAGTGCCAAGCGGGCACATCACGGTCTCGGCTACGTGCCGCAGACACGCGATGTTTTCCCGACGCTGACGGTCGAGGAAAACCTCTGCGTCGGCTTGAAGGGCCGCCCGAAGACTGCCTTGCAGGAAGCCTATGACATGTTTCCCCGCCTCAAGGAACGTCGCCGAAATCTCGGTAACCAGCTTTCCGGCGGAGAACAGCAGATGCTGTCGACGGCGCGGACCATTCTCGGCCGTCCCTCCGCGCTCCTCCTCGACGAACCCCTGGAAGGGCTGGCGCCTGTCATCTGTGAAGAGCTGATGGTCGCCTTCGCCAATCTCGCCAAGACCGGCGACATGACCATCCTGCTCGTCGAACAGCGCATTCAAAGCGCACTGGATTTCGCCGATCAGGTCATCATCCTCGAGCGTGGACGGCTGGCTTGGCAAGGGACGCCCGATGCGCTTTCCCGGGATCATAGCGCCGTTGAACGCCTGCTTGGGGTCGGCGGCCTGCACTGA
- a CDS encoding ABC transporter ATP-binding protein: protein MSPIFEVDHLKKAFGGLAVTNDVSLSMAPGDRVALIGPNGAGKTTFVNLVTGNLRPDSGAVRLGGETVTKVDAIGRVRRGLVRSFQVTRLFQDMTPAEHVGLAILQRSGRSGRMFGNFLAMRDVMAETGDLLGTLGLADLMHRKVSEIAYGQQRLLEIAVAMALKPKVLLLDEPAAGVPQSDTGRIEQALADLPADLAVLMIEHDMDLVFRFAKRVVVLAAGTIIFDGSPADVTRDARVREAYLGSYANAGHAA, encoded by the coding sequence ATGAGCCCGATTTTCGAGGTCGATCATCTGAAGAAGGCTTTCGGCGGCCTGGCGGTGACCAACGATGTCAGCCTGTCGATGGCGCCCGGCGATCGTGTGGCGCTGATCGGGCCGAACGGCGCGGGCAAGACCACTTTCGTCAATCTGGTCACCGGCAATCTGCGGCCGGATTCCGGTGCAGTCCGACTTGGCGGCGAGACGGTGACCAAAGTCGATGCCATCGGCCGTGTCCGGCGCGGACTGGTGCGCTCGTTCCAGGTGACGCGGCTTTTTCAGGACATGACGCCGGCTGAGCATGTCGGTCTCGCCATCTTGCAGCGTTCCGGCCGCTCCGGCCGCATGTTCGGCAATTTCCTCGCCATGCGCGATGTCATGGCCGAGACCGGCGATCTGCTCGGCACGCTTGGCCTCGCCGATCTGATGCATCGCAAGGTCAGCGAGATCGCCTACGGCCAGCAGCGGCTCTTGGAGATCGCCGTTGCCATGGCGTTGAAGCCGAAGGTGCTGCTGCTCGACGAACCCGCCGCCGGCGTGCCGCAGAGCGATACCGGCCGCATCGAACAGGCGCTCGCCGATCTGCCTGCTGATCTCGCCGTGCTGATGATCGAGCATGACATGGATCTGGTTTTCCGCTTCGCCAAGCGTGTCGTGGTGCTCGCCGCCGGCACCATCATTTTCGACGGCTCGCCTGCCGACGTCACCAGGGATGCACGGGTGCGCGAAGCTTATCTGGGGAGCTACGCCAATGCCGGCCACGCCGCTTGA
- the pcaG gene encoding protocatechuate 3,4-dioxygenase subunit alpha, which translates to MQKLGYLKETPSQTAGPYVHIGLTPNYCEIGGVYDADLGASMVNDKTLGERITVKGRIIDGAGAPVKDAVVEIWQADSAGLYNSPSEMRGTADPNFAGWGRCPTNAEDGVFSFETVKPGRVPYKDGRRMAPHITLWIVARGINIGLHTRMYFPDEAEGNAEDPLLARIEHRDRVATLIASQEGSVYTFDVHLQGDKETVFLDI; encoded by the coding sequence GTGCAGAAACTCGGCTACCTCAAGGAAACGCCGTCGCAGACGGCAGGTCCCTATGTCCATATCGGCCTCACCCCGAACTATTGTGAGATCGGTGGCGTCTATGACGCCGATCTCGGCGCGTCCATGGTCAATGACAAGACGCTCGGCGAGCGCATCACGGTCAAGGGCCGCATCATCGACGGTGCGGGTGCGCCGGTGAAGGATGCCGTCGTCGAAATCTGGCAGGCCGACAGCGCCGGACTTTACAACAGCCCTTCGGAAATGCGCGGCACCGCCGATCCGAATTTCGCCGGCTGGGGCCGCTGCCCAACCAATGCCGAAGATGGCGTCTTTAGTTTCGAGACGGTGAAGCCCGGTCGCGTCCCCTATAAGGACGGCCGACGGATGGCGCCGCATATCACCCTCTGGATCGTCGCACGCGGCATCAATATCGGATTGCATACGCGCATGTATTTTCCGGATGAGGCCGAGGGCAATGCGGAGGACCCCTTGCTTGCCAGGATCGAACATCGCGATCGCGTCGCTACCCTGATCGCCAGCCAGGAAGGGTCGGTCTATACGTTCGACGTGCATTTGCAGGGCGACAAGGAAACGGTTTTCCTCGATATATAG
- a CDS encoding branched-chain amino acid ABC transporter permease, with amino-acid sequence MQTVLSIAVDALAYGMVLFVISIGLSITMGLMRVVNLAHGAFAMIGGYIASYAARDLGMGYAAAVLLAVVGTVIISIPIERLLYRRIYGAPELTQVLMTIGITFCIIGMANYVFGPTLKTIPLPSELQGSVNLGFRTIGTHRLFAIICGLIVALALWYTIEKTLFGVKLRASVDNASMAAALGVRTEIVYAVSFAVAVGLAALGGVVGAELLPVEPYYALRYMVTFLVVVSVGGAGSISGALLACLILGCIDTTGRYLMPEYGEFFFYLAVIAIVCVFPRGLAGRAK; translated from the coding sequence ATGCAAACCGTGCTTAGCATAGCAGTGGATGCCCTCGCCTACGGCATGGTGCTGTTCGTGATTTCCATCGGCCTCTCCATCACCATGGGGCTGATGCGCGTCGTCAACCTGGCACATGGCGCCTTCGCGATGATCGGCGGCTACATCGCCTCCTATGCGGCGCGCGATCTTGGCATGGGCTATGCGGCTGCGGTGCTGCTCGCCGTCGTGGGCACGGTGATCATCTCCATCCCGATCGAGCGGCTGCTTTATCGCCGCATCTATGGCGCGCCGGAATTGACGCAAGTGCTGATGACGATCGGCATCACCTTCTGCATTATCGGTATGGCCAATTATGTCTTCGGCCCGACTTTGAAGACCATTCCCCTGCCGAGCGAGCTGCAGGGCTCCGTCAATCTCGGCTTCCGCACCATCGGTACGCATCGTCTCTTCGCAATTATCTGCGGCCTCATTGTCGCGCTGGCGTTGTGGTACACGATCGAGAAGACCTTGTTCGGCGTGAAGCTCCGTGCGTCGGTCGACAATGCCTCGATGGCCGCCGCCCTCGGTGTGCGCACGGAGATCGTCTATGCCGTCAGCTTCGCCGTCGCCGTCGGACTTGCCGCCTTAGGCGGTGTTGTCGGCGCCGAGTTGTTGCCGGTCGAGCCCTATTATGCCCTGCGTTATATGGTGACCTTCCTTGTGGTCGTTTCGGTCGGCGGGGCCGGCTCGATTTCCGGGGCGCTGCTTGCCTGCCTCATCCTCGGCTGCATAGATACGACCGGCCGTTATCTGATGCCGGAATATGGCGAATTCTTCTTCTATCTTGCCGTGATCGCGATTGTCTGCGTCTTCCCGCGCGGTCTTGCCGGAAGGGCGAAGTAA
- the pcaQ gene encoding pca operon transcription factor PcaQ, whose amino-acid sequence MIDSRVKFRHLQTFVEVARQKSVIKAAELLHVSQPAVTKTIRELEEALGVAVFERDGRGIKITRYGEVFLRHTGAALTALRHGFDSVSQERSGEAPPIRIGALPTVSTRIMPRAMELFLKEETWSRIKIVTGENAVLLEQLRVGDLDLVVGRLAGPDKMAGFSFEHLYSEQVVFVVRAGHPLLAAKQSLFSNLGKYTILMPTRGSIIRPFVESFLIANGVANLPNQIETVSDSFGRAFVRSSDAVWIISTGVVAGDVEDGLLSLLPIDTSETRGPVGLTMRTDAIPTMPLSILMQTIREAASEVAKKG is encoded by the coding sequence GTGATCGACTCCCGCGTCAAATTCCGCCATCTCCAGACCTTTGTCGAGGTCGCACGCCAGAAAAGCGTGATCAAGGCCGCCGAACTCCTGCATGTCAGCCAGCCCGCGGTGACCAAGACTATTCGCGAGTTGGAAGAGGCTCTGGGCGTCGCGGTTTTCGAGCGTGACGGGCGCGGCATCAAGATTACGCGTTACGGCGAGGTCTTCCTGCGCCATACCGGAGCGGCGCTGACGGCACTCAGGCATGGCTTCGACTCCGTGTCGCAGGAACGTTCCGGCGAAGCGCCGCCGATCCGGATTGGCGCCTTACCAACCGTTTCGACGCGGATCATGCCGCGGGCGATGGAATTGTTCCTGAAGGAGGAGACTTGGAGCCGCATCAAGATCGTCACCGGTGAAAACGCAGTGTTGCTGGAGCAGCTCCGTGTCGGCGATCTCGATCTCGTCGTCGGCCGTCTGGCCGGTCCTGACAAGATGGCCGGCTTTTCCTTTGAGCATCTTTATTCCGAGCAGGTGGTTTTCGTGGTGCGGGCAGGGCATCCGCTGCTTGCGGCGAAACAATCGCTGTTTTCCAATCTCGGCAAATACACGATCCTGATGCCGACGCGGGGCTCGATCATCCGGCCTTTCGTCGAGAGCTTCCTGATCGCCAATGGCGTCGCCAACCTGCCGAACCAGATTGAGACCGTATCGGATTCCTTCGGCCGCGCCTTCGTGCGATCGAGCGATGCCGTCTGGATCATCTCGACCGGAGTCGTCGCCGGCGACGTCGAGGACGGCTTGCTCAGTCTGCTGCCGATCGACACCAGCGAAACCAGAGGCCCCGTCGGGCTCACCATGCGCACCGACGCCATCCCCACCATGCCGCTGTCGATCCTGATGCAGACGATCCGTGAGGCGGCAAGCGAGGTGGCAAAAAAGGGCTAA
- the pcaC gene encoding 4-carboxymuconolactone decarboxylase produces MNDPLAPSERYLQGMATRRAVLGDSHVDRVQSGSTDFDRPFQDLITEAAWGHVWSRPTLSKRERSIVTIALLAALGQDEEVAMHVRATSNTGATRDDVCEALLHVAIYAGVPAANHAIKIAKQVFEQMDADKAA; encoded by the coding sequence ATGAATGATCCCCTCGCTCCGTCCGAGCGCTATCTCCAGGGCATGGCGACGCGGCGCGCCGTTCTTGGCGATAGCCATGTCGACCGCGTCCAGTCAGGATCGACGGATTTCGACCGGCCGTTCCAGGATCTGATCACCGAGGCTGCCTGGGGGCATGTCTGGTCGCGCCCGACGCTGAGCAAGCGCGAGCGCTCGATCGTGACGATCGCGCTTTTGGCAGCGCTCGGGCAGGACGAGGAGGTGGCGATGCATGTTCGTGCCACGAGCAATACCGGCGCGACGCGTGATGACGTCTGCGAGGCGCTGTTGCACGTGGCGATCTATGCCGGCGTGCCGGCTGCCAATCACGCGATAAAGATCGCCAAACAGGTTTTCGAACAGATGGACGCCGATAAGGCGGCTTGA